A window of Mangifera indica cultivar Alphonso chromosome 11, CATAS_Mindica_2.1, whole genome shotgun sequence contains these coding sequences:
- the LOC123229797 gene encoding probable ubiquitin-like-specific protease 2B isoform X3 produces the protein MENGHQSFDFKEEDELTEYAAGNFVTKYHNPNHDNYGVLKYDLLECGTDVQKQGIGGVLCVNVDAVDSDPSCDNGNTYTSMDTDREDFVNRATLVNSTSCEENPSFRKDNCGTEIFSCEMVSGDSFHREPLPGKSHFNCGYSDSPSNGEPVAVNSDVEGSMDEGSPLSPFSDTMEENACCITSAALNGHVSDHCLDDMEMDDTNMTVVICPDYVVYRDDLCSVCHITFSCTGIKIKNSTASENQGRYSWGIDDIVDIECQWFQKVASVVVKLHLLSKNSIQDDDDSKGTSGIEELKFAVIEQNWSEKQEKITSLNDKYRAVWNIVFDGLAETNGNDVFERRQYFPNESCYSFDEPFEDVIYPKGDSDAVSISKRDVDLLQPETFINDTIIDFYIKYLKNQIQAEEKHRFHFFNSFFFRKLADLDKDPSSISDGKAAFLRVHKWTRKVDVFGKDYIFIPVNFNLHWSLLIICHLGEVATFRDEDMDNSEKVPCILHMDSIKGTHAGLKNLVQSYLWEEWKVRHKDTSEDISSKFLNMRFVQLELPQQENSFDCGLFLLHYLELFLAEAPVNFSPFKLTKFSNFLNVDWFPPSEASLKRTLIQKLIFELLENRSREVTSDVCHNEHQSSRFPKNSENETGGDYVSERCCSSIAQHGNLSNSQTSRGIEITLLGAASARNLQCVNDSGMVLREFFEPGATAGALLTQFQSFGQPSSYYPLNGAISAKEQDDVETGEDFGYLPSGENSFQQIAELTAQASTIPYPSRGFGTEVSWNQEIPMQGEQDVDSSPETSLCASDDSEDVGIIEHNPLPEDASQSLVERTDQRRSISLNIGYLTGGLASVSGAMLQTSTIEGSPEPDKTLDSILNIGPSSGEKFRLPQCLRTLIQLKTGCIKSLKWMKIESLQVMKWKLLMMKFLQYHMESNLQKGHGSLLLRRKESSPEACRKISICDTCRWLLSFSPPFTLT, from the exons ATGGAGAACGGGCACCAATCCTTTGACTTCAAAGAAGAGGACGAGTTGACTGAATATGCAGCTGGTAATTTTGTGACGAAGTATCATAACCCTAATCATGATAATTATGGGGTTTTGAAGTACGATTTACTTGAATGCG GAACCGATGTTCAGAAACAAGGAATTGGCGGTGTGCTTTGTGTAAATGTTGATGCTGTTGACTCTGATCCTAGCTGTGACAATGGAAATACATATACCTCCATGGATACAGATAGAGAGGATTTTGTTAACAGAGCTACCTTAGTGAATTCTACAAGTTGTGAAGAAAACCCTTCTTTCAGAAAGGATAATTGTGGGACTGAAATTTTCTCTTGTGAGATGGTCTCTGGAGATTCATTCCATCGGGAACCTTTACCTGGGAAAAGCCATTTCAATTGTGGCTATTCAGATTCTCCATCAAat GGTGAACCAGTTGCTGTGAATTCTGATGTGGAAGGAAGTATGGATGAGGGTTCTCCTTTGAGTCCTTTTTCTGATACTATGGAAGAAAATG CTTGTTGCATAACTTCAGCTGCTTTAAATGGTCATGTGTCAGATCATTGCCTTGATGATATGGAAATG GATGACACGAACATGACAGTTGTTATATGTCCTGATTATGTTGTGTATCGGGATGATCTTTGTTCGGTGTGCCATATAACTTTCTCTTGCACTGGTATTAAAATCAAGAATTCAACTGCAAGTGAAAATCAAGGAAGGTATAGTTGGGGAATTGATGATATTGTAGATATTGAGTGTCAGTGGTTTCAAAAG GTTGCGTCAGTTGTGGTTAAGCTTCACTTACTATCTAAGAATTCAATCcaagatgatgatgattcaAAGGGAACTTCAG GCATTGAGGAGTTGAAGTTTGCAGTTATTGAGCAGAACTGGTCTGAGAAACAGGAAAAAATCACCTCATTAAACGATAAATACAGGGCTGTATGGAACATTGTGTTTGA CGGTCTTGCGGAAACGAATGGAAATGATGTCTTTGAACGGAGGCAATATTTTCCCAA CGAATCGTGTTACAGTTTTGATGAGCCTTTTGAAGATGTAATCTATCCAAAAGGGGATTCAGATGCAGTTTCAATTAGCAAGAGAGACGTTGATCTCTTACAACCAGAAACATTCATCAATGATACAATCATTGACTTTTATATCAA GTATTTGAAGAATCAGATTCAAGCTGAGGAAAAGCatagatttcatttttttaacagCTTTTTCTTTCGAAAGCTTGCGGATTTGGACAAAGATCCATCCAGTATTTCTGATGGCAAGGCTGCTTTTCTACGTGTTCATAAGTGGACAAGAAAAGTAGACGTATTTGGAAAAGATTACATTTTTATTCCTGTAAACTTCAA TTTACACTGGAGTTTACTAATCATATGTCATCTTGGTGAAGTGGCCACTTTTAGAG ATGAAGACATGGACAACTCAGAGAAGGTACCATGTATTCTGCATATGGATTCTATAAAAGGAACTCACGCAGGTCTCAAAAATCTTGTTCAAAG TTACCTATGGGAGGAGTGGAAAGTGAGACACAAAGACACATCGGAagatatttcttcaaaattcttgaatatgCGGTTTGTCCAACTTGAG CTGCCACAGCAAGAAAATTCATTTGATTGTGGCCTGTTCTTGCTGCACTATCTTGAGCTCTTTCTTGCTGAAGCTCCTGTTAATTTCAGCCCATTCAAATTAAccaagttttctaacttt CTTAATGTTGATTGGTTTCCACCCTCCGAGGCTTCTCTTAAACGTACTCTTATACAGAAATTGATATTTGAACTTCTTGAAAATCGCTCTCGGGAAGTGACATCAGATGTTTGTCATAATGAACACCAATCCTCTAGATTTCCCAAAAACAGTGAGAATGAAACAGGTGGGGATTATGTATCAGAAAGATGCTGTTCTTCAATAGCTCAACATGGAAATTTATCAAATTCACAGACTAGTCGGGGCATTGAAATCACTCTATTGGGAGCAGCTTCTGCAAGGAATTTGCAGTGTGTTAACGATTCTGGCATGGTTCTCAGGGAGTTTTTTGAGCCTGGAGCTACTGCAGGAGCATTACTCACACAGTTTCAATCTTTTGGCCAGCCATCTTCTTATTACCCTCTCAATGGTGCTATATCAGCAAAAGAG CAGGATGATGTAGAAACAGGTGAGGATTTTGGGTATTTGCCTTCTGGGGAAAATAGTTTTCAGCAAATAGCTGAACTCACTGCTCAAGCTAGTACCATCCCGTATCCATCTAGAGGTTTTGGTACAGAGGTTTCATGGAACCAGGAGATCCCCATGCAAGGAGAGCAAGATGTTGACTCATCCCCAGAGACATCATTGTGTGCTTCCGATGACTCAGAAGATGTGGGGATAATTGAACATAATCCGCTTCCAGAGGATGCCAGTCAAAGTCTTGTAGAGAGAACAGATCAACGCAGATCCATATCTCTGAATATTGGTTATTTGACCGGAGGCCTGGCTTCTGTCTCTGGCGCAATGCTGCAGACATCGACAATTGAAGGTTCTCCAGAGCCTGATAAAACACTTGATAGTATATTAAATATAGGCCCTTCCTCCGGCGAGAAATTCCGACTACCTCAATGCCTGAGGACACTAATTCAGTTGAAAACAGGTTGCATCAAGAGTCTGAAATGGATGAAAATAGAGAGTTTGCAAGTGATGAAGTGGAAGTTATTGATGATGAAATTCTTGCAGTATCATATGGAGAGCAACCTGCAAAAAGGCCACGGCTCTCTTCTATTGAGGAGGAAGGAGTCGTCACCGGAGGCTTGTCGAAAGATCTCCATTTGTGACACGTGTAGATGGCTTTTGTCTTTCTCACCACCTTTTACCTTAACATAA
- the LOC123229797 gene encoding probable ubiquitin-like-specific protease 2B isoform X6 yields MENGHQSFDFKEEDELTEYAAGNFVTKYHNPNHDNYGVLKYDLLECVAPGTDVQKQGIGGVLCVNVDAVDSDPSCDNGNTYTSMDTDREDFVNRATLVNSTSCEENPSFRKDNCGTEIFSCEMVSGDSFHREPLPGKSHFNCGYSDSPSNGEPVAVNSDVEGSMDEGSPLSPFSDTMEENAALNGHVSDHCLDDMEMDDTNMTVVICPDYVVYRDDLCSVCHITFSCTGIKIKNSTASENQGRYSWGIDDIVDIECQWFQKVASVVVKLHLLSKNSIQDDDDSKGTSGIEELKFAVIEQNWSEKQEKITSLNDKYRAVWNIVFDGLAETNGNDVFERRQYFPNESCYSFDEPFEDVIYPKGDSDAVSISKRDVDLLQPETFINDTIIDFYIKYLKNQIQAEEKHRFHFFNSFFFRKLADLDKDPSSISDGKAAFLRVHKWTRKVDVFGKDYIFIPVNFNLHWSLLIICHLGEVATFRDEDMDNSEKVPCILHMDSIKGTHAGLKNLVQSYLWEEWKVRHKDTSEDISSKFLNMRFVQLELPQQENSFDCGLFLLHYLELFLAEAPVNFSPFKLTKFSNFLNVDWFPPSEASLKRTLIQKLIFELLENRSREVTSDVCHNEHQSSRFPKNSENETGGDYVSERCCSSIAQHGNLSNSQTSRGIEITLLGAASARNLQCVNDSGMVLREFFEPGATAGALLTQFQSFGQPSSYYPLNGAISAKEQDDVETGEDFGYLPSGENSFQQIAELTAQASTIPYPSRGFGTEVSWNQEIPMQGEQDVDSSPETSLCASDDSEDVGIIEHNPLPEDASQSLVERTDQRRSISLNIGYLTGGLASVSGAMLQTSTIEGSPEPDKTLDSILNIGPSSGEKFRLPQCLRTLIQLKTGCIKSLKWMKIESLQVMKWKLLMMKFLQYHMESNLQKGHGSLLLRRKESSPEACRKISICDTCRWLLSFSPPFTLT; encoded by the exons ATGGAGAACGGGCACCAATCCTTTGACTTCAAAGAAGAGGACGAGTTGACTGAATATGCAGCTGGTAATTTTGTGACGAAGTATCATAACCCTAATCATGATAATTATGGGGTTTTGAAGTACGATTTACTTGAATGCG TTGCCCCAGGAACCGATGTTCAGAAACAAGGAATTGGCGGTGTGCTTTGTGTAAATGTTGATGCTGTTGACTCTGATCCTAGCTGTGACAATGGAAATACATATACCTCCATGGATACAGATAGAGAGGATTTTGTTAACAGAGCTACCTTAGTGAATTCTACAAGTTGTGAAGAAAACCCTTCTTTCAGAAAGGATAATTGTGGGACTGAAATTTTCTCTTGTGAGATGGTCTCTGGAGATTCATTCCATCGGGAACCTTTACCTGGGAAAAGCCATTTCAATTGTGGCTATTCAGATTCTCCATCAAat GGTGAACCAGTTGCTGTGAATTCTGATGTGGAAGGAAGTATGGATGAGGGTTCTCCTTTGAGTCCTTTTTCTGATACTATGGAAGAAAATG CTGCTTTAAATGGTCATGTGTCAGATCATTGCCTTGATGATATGGAAATG GATGACACGAACATGACAGTTGTTATATGTCCTGATTATGTTGTGTATCGGGATGATCTTTGTTCGGTGTGCCATATAACTTTCTCTTGCACTGGTATTAAAATCAAGAATTCAACTGCAAGTGAAAATCAAGGAAGGTATAGTTGGGGAATTGATGATATTGTAGATATTGAGTGTCAGTGGTTTCAAAAG GTTGCGTCAGTTGTGGTTAAGCTTCACTTACTATCTAAGAATTCAATCcaagatgatgatgattcaAAGGGAACTTCAG GCATTGAGGAGTTGAAGTTTGCAGTTATTGAGCAGAACTGGTCTGAGAAACAGGAAAAAATCACCTCATTAAACGATAAATACAGGGCTGTATGGAACATTGTGTTTGA CGGTCTTGCGGAAACGAATGGAAATGATGTCTTTGAACGGAGGCAATATTTTCCCAA CGAATCGTGTTACAGTTTTGATGAGCCTTTTGAAGATGTAATCTATCCAAAAGGGGATTCAGATGCAGTTTCAATTAGCAAGAGAGACGTTGATCTCTTACAACCAGAAACATTCATCAATGATACAATCATTGACTTTTATATCAA GTATTTGAAGAATCAGATTCAAGCTGAGGAAAAGCatagatttcatttttttaacagCTTTTTCTTTCGAAAGCTTGCGGATTTGGACAAAGATCCATCCAGTATTTCTGATGGCAAGGCTGCTTTTCTACGTGTTCATAAGTGGACAAGAAAAGTAGACGTATTTGGAAAAGATTACATTTTTATTCCTGTAAACTTCAA TTTACACTGGAGTTTACTAATCATATGTCATCTTGGTGAAGTGGCCACTTTTAGAG ATGAAGACATGGACAACTCAGAGAAGGTACCATGTATTCTGCATATGGATTCTATAAAAGGAACTCACGCAGGTCTCAAAAATCTTGTTCAAAG TTACCTATGGGAGGAGTGGAAAGTGAGACACAAAGACACATCGGAagatatttcttcaaaattcttgaatatgCGGTTTGTCCAACTTGAG CTGCCACAGCAAGAAAATTCATTTGATTGTGGCCTGTTCTTGCTGCACTATCTTGAGCTCTTTCTTGCTGAAGCTCCTGTTAATTTCAGCCCATTCAAATTAAccaagttttctaacttt CTTAATGTTGATTGGTTTCCACCCTCCGAGGCTTCTCTTAAACGTACTCTTATACAGAAATTGATATTTGAACTTCTTGAAAATCGCTCTCGGGAAGTGACATCAGATGTTTGTCATAATGAACACCAATCCTCTAGATTTCCCAAAAACAGTGAGAATGAAACAGGTGGGGATTATGTATCAGAAAGATGCTGTTCTTCAATAGCTCAACATGGAAATTTATCAAATTCACAGACTAGTCGGGGCATTGAAATCACTCTATTGGGAGCAGCTTCTGCAAGGAATTTGCAGTGTGTTAACGATTCTGGCATGGTTCTCAGGGAGTTTTTTGAGCCTGGAGCTACTGCAGGAGCATTACTCACACAGTTTCAATCTTTTGGCCAGCCATCTTCTTATTACCCTCTCAATGGTGCTATATCAGCAAAAGAG CAGGATGATGTAGAAACAGGTGAGGATTTTGGGTATTTGCCTTCTGGGGAAAATAGTTTTCAGCAAATAGCTGAACTCACTGCTCAAGCTAGTACCATCCCGTATCCATCTAGAGGTTTTGGTACAGAGGTTTCATGGAACCAGGAGATCCCCATGCAAGGAGAGCAAGATGTTGACTCATCCCCAGAGACATCATTGTGTGCTTCCGATGACTCAGAAGATGTGGGGATAATTGAACATAATCCGCTTCCAGAGGATGCCAGTCAAAGTCTTGTAGAGAGAACAGATCAACGCAGATCCATATCTCTGAATATTGGTTATTTGACCGGAGGCCTGGCTTCTGTCTCTGGCGCAATGCTGCAGACATCGACAATTGAAGGTTCTCCAGAGCCTGATAAAACACTTGATAGTATATTAAATATAGGCCCTTCCTCCGGCGAGAAATTCCGACTACCTCAATGCCTGAGGACACTAATTCAGTTGAAAACAGGTTGCATCAAGAGTCTGAAATGGATGAAAATAGAGAGTTTGCAAGTGATGAAGTGGAAGTTATTGATGATGAAATTCTTGCAGTATCATATGGAGAGCAACCTGCAAAAAGGCCACGGCTCTCTTCTATTGAGGAGGAAGGAGTCGTCACCGGAGGCTTGTCGAAAGATCTCCATTTGTGACACGTGTAGATGGCTTTTGTCTTTCTCACCACCTTTTACCTTAACATAA
- the LOC123229797 gene encoding probable ubiquitin-like-specific protease 2B isoform X5, translated as MENGHQSFDFKEEDELTEYAAGNFVTKYHNPNHDNYGVLKYDLLECVAPGTDVQKQGIGGVLCVNVDAVDSDPSCDNGNTYTSMDTDREDFVNRATLVNSTSCEENPSFRKDNCGTEIFSCEMVSGDSFHREPLPGKSHFNCGYSDSPSNGEPVAVNSDVEGSMDEGSPLSPFSDTMEENACCITSAALNGHVSDHCLDDMEMDDTNMTVVICPDYVVYRDDLCSVCHITFSCTGIKIKNSTASENQGRYSWGIDDIVDIECQWFQKVASVVVKLHLLSKNSIQDDDDSKGTSGIEELKFAVIEQNWSEKQEKITSLNDKYRAVWNIVFDGLAETNGNDVFERRQYFPNFDEPFEDVIYPKGDSDAVSISKRDVDLLQPETFINDTIIDFYIKYLKNQIQAEEKHRFHFFNSFFFRKLADLDKDPSSISDGKAAFLRVHKWTRKVDVFGKDYIFIPVNFNLHWSLLIICHLGEVATFRDEDMDNSEKVPCILHMDSIKGTHAGLKNLVQSYLWEEWKVRHKDTSEDISSKFLNMRFVQLELPQQENSFDCGLFLLHYLELFLAEAPVNFSPFKLTKFSNFLNVDWFPPSEASLKRTLIQKLIFELLENRSREVTSDVCHNEHQSSRFPKNSENETGGDYVSERCCSSIAQHGNLSNSQTSRGIEITLLGAASARNLQCVNDSGMVLREFFEPGATAGALLTQFQSFGQPSSYYPLNGAISAKEDDVETGEDFGYLPSGENSFQQIAELTAQASTIPYPSRGFGTEVSWNQEIPMQGEQDVDSSPETSLCASDDSEDVGIIEHNPLPEDASQSLVERTDQRRSISLNIGYLTGGLASVSGAMLQTSTIEGSPEPDKTLDSILNIGPSSGEKFRLPQCLRTLIQLKTGCIKSLKWMKIESLQVMKWKLLMMKFLQYHMESNLQKGHGSLLLRRKESSPEACRKISICDTCRWLLSFSPPFTLT; from the exons ATGGAGAACGGGCACCAATCCTTTGACTTCAAAGAAGAGGACGAGTTGACTGAATATGCAGCTGGTAATTTTGTGACGAAGTATCATAACCCTAATCATGATAATTATGGGGTTTTGAAGTACGATTTACTTGAATGCG TTGCCCCAGGAACCGATGTTCAGAAACAAGGAATTGGCGGTGTGCTTTGTGTAAATGTTGATGCTGTTGACTCTGATCCTAGCTGTGACAATGGAAATACATATACCTCCATGGATACAGATAGAGAGGATTTTGTTAACAGAGCTACCTTAGTGAATTCTACAAGTTGTGAAGAAAACCCTTCTTTCAGAAAGGATAATTGTGGGACTGAAATTTTCTCTTGTGAGATGGTCTCTGGAGATTCATTCCATCGGGAACCTTTACCTGGGAAAAGCCATTTCAATTGTGGCTATTCAGATTCTCCATCAAat GGTGAACCAGTTGCTGTGAATTCTGATGTGGAAGGAAGTATGGATGAGGGTTCTCCTTTGAGTCCTTTTTCTGATACTATGGAAGAAAATG CTTGTTGCATAACTTCAGCTGCTTTAAATGGTCATGTGTCAGATCATTGCCTTGATGATATGGAAATG GATGACACGAACATGACAGTTGTTATATGTCCTGATTATGTTGTGTATCGGGATGATCTTTGTTCGGTGTGCCATATAACTTTCTCTTGCACTGGTATTAAAATCAAGAATTCAACTGCAAGTGAAAATCAAGGAAGGTATAGTTGGGGAATTGATGATATTGTAGATATTGAGTGTCAGTGGTTTCAAAAG GTTGCGTCAGTTGTGGTTAAGCTTCACTTACTATCTAAGAATTCAATCcaagatgatgatgattcaAAGGGAACTTCAG GCATTGAGGAGTTGAAGTTTGCAGTTATTGAGCAGAACTGGTCTGAGAAACAGGAAAAAATCACCTCATTAAACGATAAATACAGGGCTGTATGGAACATTGTGTTTGA CGGTCTTGCGGAAACGAATGGAAATGATGTCTTTGAACGGAGGCAATATTTTCCCAA TTTTGATGAGCCTTTTGAAGATGTAATCTATCCAAAAGGGGATTCAGATGCAGTTTCAATTAGCAAGAGAGACGTTGATCTCTTACAACCAGAAACATTCATCAATGATACAATCATTGACTTTTATATCAA GTATTTGAAGAATCAGATTCAAGCTGAGGAAAAGCatagatttcatttttttaacagCTTTTTCTTTCGAAAGCTTGCGGATTTGGACAAAGATCCATCCAGTATTTCTGATGGCAAGGCTGCTTTTCTACGTGTTCATAAGTGGACAAGAAAAGTAGACGTATTTGGAAAAGATTACATTTTTATTCCTGTAAACTTCAA TTTACACTGGAGTTTACTAATCATATGTCATCTTGGTGAAGTGGCCACTTTTAGAG ATGAAGACATGGACAACTCAGAGAAGGTACCATGTATTCTGCATATGGATTCTATAAAAGGAACTCACGCAGGTCTCAAAAATCTTGTTCAAAG TTACCTATGGGAGGAGTGGAAAGTGAGACACAAAGACACATCGGAagatatttcttcaaaattcttgaatatgCGGTTTGTCCAACTTGAG CTGCCACAGCAAGAAAATTCATTTGATTGTGGCCTGTTCTTGCTGCACTATCTTGAGCTCTTTCTTGCTGAAGCTCCTGTTAATTTCAGCCCATTCAAATTAAccaagttttctaacttt CTTAATGTTGATTGGTTTCCACCCTCCGAGGCTTCTCTTAAACGTACTCTTATACAGAAATTGATATTTGAACTTCTTGAAAATCGCTCTCGGGAAGTGACATCAGATGTTTGTCATAATGAACACCAATCCTCTAGATTTCCCAAAAACAGTGAGAATGAAACAGGTGGGGATTATGTATCAGAAAGATGCTGTTCTTCAATAGCTCAACATGGAAATTTATCAAATTCACAGACTAGTCGGGGCATTGAAATCACTCTATTGGGAGCAGCTTCTGCAAGGAATTTGCAGTGTGTTAACGATTCTGGCATGGTTCTCAGGGAGTTTTTTGAGCCTGGAGCTACTGCAGGAGCATTACTCACACAGTTTCAATCTTTTGGCCAGCCATCTTCTTATTACCCTCTCAATGGTGCTATATCAGCAAAAGAG GATGATGTAGAAACAGGTGAGGATTTTGGGTATTTGCCTTCTGGGGAAAATAGTTTTCAGCAAATAGCTGAACTCACTGCTCAAGCTAGTACCATCCCGTATCCATCTAGAGGTTTTGGTACAGAGGTTTCATGGAACCAGGAGATCCCCATGCAAGGAGAGCAAGATGTTGACTCATCCCCAGAGACATCATTGTGTGCTTCCGATGACTCAGAAGATGTGGGGATAATTGAACATAATCCGCTTCCAGAGGATGCCAGTCAAAGTCTTGTAGAGAGAACAGATCAACGCAGATCCATATCTCTGAATATTGGTTATTTGACCGGAGGCCTGGCTTCTGTCTCTGGCGCAATGCTGCAGACATCGACAATTGAAGGTTCTCCAGAGCCTGATAAAACACTTGATAGTATATTAAATATAGGCCCTTCCTCCGGCGAGAAATTCCGACTACCTCAATGCCTGAGGACACTAATTCAGTTGAAAACAGGTTGCATCAAGAGTCTGAAATGGATGAAAATAGAGAGTTTGCAAGTGATGAAGTGGAAGTTATTGATGATGAAATTCTTGCAGTATCATATGGAGAGCAACCTGCAAAAAGGCCACGGCTCTCTTCTATTGAGGAGGAAGGAGTCGTCACCGGAGGCTTGTCGAAAGATCTCCATTTGTGACACGTGTAGATGGCTTTTGTCTTTCTCACCACCTTTTACCTTAACATAA